The sequence below is a genomic window from Mercenaria mercenaria strain notata chromosome 14, MADL_Memer_1, whole genome shotgun sequence.
ATGTTTGTTGGAAAGCTTTTGATTTGTTCCAAGTCGTGCAATAGAAATGtgtgaatacatgtatttgctttcttGTCATGttatgaggttatttaacagtgttgagtacaatactgaattttaTTGGAAGACTACTGTTGTGCAGTGaaacatcagaaaaaaaatgttagaagTCAGTTATcgcaaaaatatatatctttttaatataGAAACCACAGTaaggataaattattcaataagtttatgttgctaaaattttaaataatgaaaattctttatgttttcatgacacttgTCAAAACTTTGTTGTTGTCTCAACTTTGATACATTAATGCACTTTAATCTTTGATAGTCCAGAATGTGCTAAAGGgtttctaaatgtatttatgataatGTCATTGTGATGTCTGGATAATTTAAATGGTAAGACTTCCTAAATGATAAggtgttgattgctgtcaaaacttgttaatatttcaaatacttgtaattttattaccatgTACGCTTCCTTGCATACGATTGGTTTATACTGTTGATTACAatcacaataagggtcattttaatTGGTCAGATATTATATGGTGAgagcaaatatattttcaagacagcAGGTTTCAAGGAgaatagatttggatttccaagtagaaACATTATGGTTATCCACTAGAATACTAGAAGTGTTCatacttaaatctttttttttaattgttacattttacGGATAACCGTGTGAAAACTGTTGATTGTTAACTTTAAACTGTGTGGTATTCCACTGAaggataataaagaaaaaaatctggaaCTGTGTTTTAGTATTTGGACATAATAAGTAATGCCATTAATGCCCTAGTGCcattatattttataacattccaTCATTTTACGGCATTACAGTACACAGCAGTAATCCATATTTGGACGAGGCGAATGCTGCgttaaattacctctttatttcacactataaaaatgataaaatgtagaaatcaaaactttatacattttatcTCGCAAACAACACCACACATTCAATTAAAATACGTTCCTCTCTGATAAcacatagatctatatatttaGATCTACTCTCAGTGCCAAAACATTCGAGAAATTTTGAAGCGAAACCATGATAACTGGATAGGAAACATTCTAACTACAATGTAAGAAATTGAGTGCTTACACTAACATGTTTcgtttaaaaataagaaagttaccGCAATTAAAAAAATACTGCTTTCGCTATATACAAGGGGAGTAATTCCAAATGTCTCCGGCCTTATAAGGAATCGGAAGAGTTGTCTCGTCCAATATTAAAAAGATATGGATTTTTAGACTGGagtccaatatgaaaaaaatatgtttgtggaTTTTAGATTTCAGGTATTACtatatatacttaagaaaatatGACACACTGTACAATACTGGTTTTTATTGCATTGTCACGTGACAGAAAGAAAAGCTTCCATTGGTTAAAAtatataggtgtgaaataacaaattttattatGGTATGAAAccgtacacagcagtaataatccATATTTGGACTCGGCATTCGCCTTGTCAAAATTTGGGTTAAAACTGCAGTATACTCGTGCAGTAGCATTCGGTATTTAATGTACTCACCCCTGTTAAATAATCTCATTCTATTGGTACAAGGCAATAATAACCCATATATGGCCGAAACGCAAGCCAGGTACAAATATggattattactgctgtgtacgagTCCAATAGAATTCAGCAATATACGTACTGAAACACTGTTCAATTAATTAACTCTTTATTTCATACCATAGCAAAAATCATGCAGGATTTTCACGTGCACGTGCAGCTAGAAACGTGATTCTTATAATTCCAAATAAAAgcctttttagaaaaaaatttcagCTTTTAGGCCTAGATCTCTTTTTATTTCAAGCGCTCAAAACAAAAACGAGAACGTTTCACAAGATTTTAAACTGAAACCATGATCATCGGATAGGAAATGTTATAACTAAGAAATTGAGTGTTCACATTTATAACATCTGTTTCTTTCagatataaaacagttattgcaTTTGTTTCGAATTTTACTTTTTCTGCAGACGATTGTATTAAAATAACGAAAGAGTTGTCCCGTCCAGTACGAAAAAGAATTGTGCTATAAATATTTATGACCGTGGCGCACAGATCTACTGTTTTGCCACAGCATTcaaccggtcaccgtggcccaatggttaaggcgtccgcctcgggatcgggaggtcaaAGGTTCGAGCCCAATGGGGAGCGTTCGTCGGGGGTGGGGCtttttgtcatgggactcgttccaaAAAGGCCGGTTCGTAAGCCGCGAGCTAtgtaaatgaatggttaccgacttctatccgcctggcgtctggcatagtggtaggagttggaaggtaattggtacgcacaataaatgtgtctcataagccaaattagctggccctttcaatatgggtgacactataataaaacaAGACCCTTACCATATAGGCGTAATTTAAATAGACCAGTCGTGAAATATAAGTATTTTATGTACGTGTATTAATTTTACTATTCTTTTGATgtagatatatttttataattcataCCAATGTAGCTTGCTTGTATCAAGTGCCAGATTTGGTATGTTTCTACGGAGCCGCATCTCCTTGTCTCTAcacatattgtttatttttaaattccaCTGCACTCGTTTAAAATACAAAGTCAAATCAAATTTTAGTAGCTTATTTATGCATGTACACAGAAATCCatgatttattataataaattgttgaaagtctctctttaaattttgttttgttgacCTGTATTAATGCCTCTTTGAGATAAGACAAACCACTCCTTTTCGTAGAAAATCGATATACAATAGAGTTCATATCACGGTTTTCAACAGAACTTTGTTTTACAGGTCAAATTGACTTAAAAGTAtctcataatttgaaaaaaaatgtacttgTATGTCCATAACAATTTATTCTCGCTTACCAGCGTTCTCCTGCAATCTAAATTAAGTTTCGCATACGAAAGATTTGTATCAGAATGACAAGCAATTGCAGACAATAACGTGCATGCTTACATTAAtttgaacatttcatttaaagaaaataaacattaaGCTCTCCATAATCTAAGTTATGTTAGACCTGCTTACAATCggtgtagttctgcacgtttgataaaccggaagcaATGGTTCTATCTCATTTATACGGAAAATGTAGTTTCTAACATGGCTCCATTTATttgccagttaaacaaaaaagaagttcaagctctgtatattcggCCAACGGTTGACGAGCGGACCGGATAGAGAGCATTTTGACTTGACATCAACCGTGACGTCAATTCCCTCATGACGTCCTGTTCATTAAAGACTAAAAGACACATTCATAAATGAATGGAGAAAAAATATGACCTTCCATCCTTCGTTAAATATGTACAAAGAGTTAAAACAGGTGTTTGAAATGTCAGATTatctgaaaattctgaataatATAAACTATAGAAGGGCTATTCTTAAAATAAGACTGCGTTCTCATGACTTACTGGTTGAAAAAGCCTGACATTCTGCAAACCCCATACCGAGACAGAAAAGGAAATGTGTTTCTTTTGTGAACTTAATGCAGAAAAATAACAATCAATCACATCACATAATCGTTTTCATTTGCCAGATTTTCTACGTATATCCTAttctataatttaaacaaataaaggcTTACTCAAATTTCATATTGCGGGTAAAACTGATTCAAATACGCAAAACTACctgaaaaaacaaaaagaatagaAAAGTAAATTTTGCATATATGGAGTGCCACCTTGCCTTTGATGTTATAATTCATAGCAGATAGTTTTGTTATGCGGTTGATATTATTCTGGTGCATCTCGGCGGGTTTCATTAATGATATGATTTTAGttgaaaacaacgaaaaagaccgaagcTTTCGAATCCCATGTAcgtttttaccttgctttctgtgcgagcGACGGCAAATGCAtcggcaagctgagaaccagctactGTAATATATGAACCAAAAGAGAATCTTTCGAAATGAAAGTAATTTCCTTTCTTTCGTAACTGGTCAAAGGTACACTAGTATATGTACATCTTGGATCTTACAGTCTCAGCTTAGTTTTAGTTGAACATTTTCGTAAAAAAACGAGCCACTGAGTAGCTTTTTCAAAAATCTAACCTTGAAATTAGTGTAAGATAATTTGGGCACGAATAAAAATCATATGACTGTTTCATTATACGATAACATGTAGTCATGTCCATTGAGATAACGCATGCATTTGGAAAATGTTCCTTTTCATTGAGATCTCAGTTATGTCTTAAAGTGTTGTACACTCTTTCAAACATGTGGCAAGTGCAATATGTTTCTCACACTGATAGTGAGATTGACATTTTTGGACTGTATTCGATAATATATAGAATGGTTATTGTGCCTTGTTACCATTTACTGACAGCTTTTGCTTTGTATTTGTActatttaatcttatataaataatatttaacatatgtttcctcctttattatgatttatttatgTGAGTTGATTATTACTGAGGAAACTGTTCTCGTGCCAGCTTTGCCCCGCACAGTGTgggcataaaaatatacttgATGCGTGTGCAGCCTCTTTGAATGTATATATATCTGAGCGAGATATATGCCTTTACGACattttaacatgtacatgtacaaatgtaaCATATATACATCAGTAAAAATGTATGTGCAGATATTGTAAAAGAAGTCACATTTGTTTTGACCTCTAAGAGGAACATCAACCTAACGGCTGGGGTCCAATATCTTAAATAGCACAGTGCTGtggtttttcaattttcaagatatttacACAAATACATACATTACCGAGTCTGAAATTACCTCATTTATTAAAGAGCTATAGTATAAAACTATTAATATTTCATCTGTCAAGTGTGTCCATGACGGTTGGGTTTATGGTGTCCAACTGTCAAACTAAAAAACTAACATATGGCGGCGTTTGTCAGTTGATGTTTTATTTCATCTAGCCTTCAAGATAAAAGTTGCAGCGTGAAAGAACTGTAAATTATTATCAAAACGATTTCGCACAAAGAAAGTATAAAATGGCATCTCAAAAGCTCAAGATAGCTACACAGTGCGTAGTACGATCCTGGTATAGGCCACGGAAAATACACGTTTGAACGTAAGAATTGTTTTATTGCATCAATGAACTGCATTCATGGGCAACGTACGGAAACGGTTGGCGCACATGGCAATGCTTCCTTTGCTAAATCGTTATAATTCTCTACTTGAAAGAGACATTTACTGTAACGAAATAAACATGAAATCGGCTAGGTCAGCAATCCCCCGGGAAGGGTCGTGGGTTGTACATTCCTTATCAAATGTGTGTCACATTTACATTACAAATACGGCAAATTGACAATTTTTCATTATCTTGTCTCGCAGAGCGGCAGCCATCAGCAGACAGGATGATACAATATAGGCTTTTTAACTTTCGTAAGTTGTTCTGAAATTGTTTTTAGTAAAACCTCTTTTGAGTGAACAAAGCTAGGAAGACTGGGCTATGTTTGTTGCAAAGAGACTGTTTCTCTTCAGAGTTTAATTTACTGAATATTTCAGCTGTAAACAGAGAAAATAGATGTTTTGATAGTGAGAATTTGTTAACCAGAGGTTTTTTATTATAAGTTAGAAGTATTGATAGCCGacaggattaaaaaaatatatggaaaccttttatcatcattttactttattaattaATTGCGGACTCTTTAATAAATGACCGGGCGTTGACGaagatattttcgtatttgagaattatatgattttattatttcttgCTTTTAAATCGTGGGCGCGCTGGGCAATGCCCAGCTATGCAGACAATATTATTACTCGCTTTTAttctaaatgtatatatttataggcTTTTGAAAAACATACGGTTTGTTCTAAAAGTGCCTTGATCTGAGACGCATCCGTCTTGCACGCCCCGTGTGAGAAAGGCTGAAGCGAATCAACCTGCTGATATAACCACGCTATTTTATCTGATTGCAAGATCTGTGAAATTTTGTATAATGCCAAAATTATGACCAGCGTACATAGAAATCCAAGACAAACCCCATTCGGTACAAGCAGATTGACTTTACAACTTTTCAGTGtattatatattcattcaatCGTAAATTCTAGTTGATTACTGATTGCCATTTACGCTATTTTCAGCTTTGCTGATATGCTGTTTCatactttcaaattcaaaatacGCAGGTTTGTATGGAATTCTAACATATTGTTCTTTTATTGCTGTTTCTTTTTCAGTGTAGTACCGCTGCTTACGTTGCAACCCAAATCTGTGACTCGTATCTGAATGATTATGATAAACTTGCTTTTCTATTTTAAGGCCTTTTTAACATCAACACTTCAAAGCATACCGAAATAGTAAAGTTTTTGTATTCGTCAAAATAGAACACTGATTCTGTCATTTTATCAATACTTAGACGAATGATGGAACAAAATTCATAGTACTGAATACCGACACCAGACCAGAACGTAATAACTTTGGCGTTGTGTACATGTCATAAACTTTAAATATGTACAGGGGTATATTTGACTACATGTATTATAAAAAGTCATCCTTTCATTACATGTTCTTTTTAGTCTGATGTCAGTGGTATCGAAGTCTTTACAAAAGCACCAAAGCACCAGAGGGAAATAAAGcataaaagaatatttgaaaAGATGCCAGGTGCATAAAACTATGCTAAATACGTATTTAGCATATAGGGAGTATTCGAGCTGAAAGCACCTGCTCTTTTGGCATCtattcaaacataattttatgttttattttccattcaaTTTAATAGTTTAGATAGATGGAACCCAATTTAAAGACCATGTTTCAATCAATATGAAAAGTGGTAAAAGAATTACATTCCCAGATTTATCAGTAGTGTTTTGATCGAATGAACTGgatttaattacaaaaatttgactttaaatcAAAATGCATCGTATACTCGCAGAAAACTACCTAGCGCTATATACATTCTATCCAATAAAACATGAGGGGAAATATTACCTTATAGTTTTCTGTTTGCAGCTTCACTTGAGTGTTACAGTTGTTTCAATATTGAGGATGTAAACAACTGTTCCCACACTGTTCAGTGCAGCGCCGGTCATGTGAGTActcttaaatgtaaatattttagtgGTTTggtaacatattttgtaaaataacatttGTTGTTTAACTGAAAAGCTATTTATGAATTACAACAGGGAAAGACTACAAATCAAGTATGCATTTAGATCATATTTCATCTTAATACTTTTGTTTTACTTTCTTGCAATACTACTGTTTTATTGGACAATTGCAGCTTTATTGCGCTAAATCCAGATATAAGccatttattatattatatgtcTTGTAGTAAGGGTGGTAGTACAGTCATTCAGACTTTTTAAGAACTCTTTAGTggtgtttgttattgttttagaCATGTTACCAAGACACAAGGACTAATGGACAGTCTCGGATTTATACACTAGGATGCATAGACAAGCATGTAAATACCAATTTCCTATTAACCATATCTCGCTTAAATCAAAATTAGAAATGATTACATTTCTATCTGACAAAAATCAATATGGATCGGAAACATGTACACAGATAAACAGACGTGTCTGTTGCAACCAAattatattttggtacaaaataCATTTCTGATGGTACGAATCGCGTACGTTCataaaagatttgaaaaaaaggTGATGCTCATGATTACATTATCAAGAAACTTGAACATGTTTTGTGAAGAAATCTTTAAGTTTCTTCTTACACTTTTATATAATGCATTACAGCAATGCAGTACCCATGCGAGTGTTGCCTCCGAACTGGTGGGTCGAGATTTACAGAAACGCGAAACAGACAACTGTCATGAATGTTGCAGCACGGACAATTGCAATAATCAGCTCTGCAATCACCGCAAACGTACGGAATCCTTTCTGTAATGTTTTCAATTTAAAGAGTATTATCTAAGACGAGCACTAATTATTTCATACATTACAGCATCATTTCTGAATACAAGGGTTCAAAAATTGTAGTAATACTCCTTTGATGAGTATGAGCTTTTATAAAACTAATAAAAGCATCGAAAAGCTACGTTTAAAAATAAGCAAgcataaatatatcaaaatcgaATTCTTAAAAGTTATATGGCAATTTATGATATCGACGTGCCAGACATACAAGGTACGACCCTTTATGACCTACACATGTCCTATAATTTCATCGAAAGGACCTTAATCTGAACACAAAATCATAATATTTTGTGATCCTGTTTATTGagccaaaaatgacattttattattaaaaggtCGTATCTGTTACTTACGTCCAGTTGCACGGTGTGTTTAAGgaatatatactgaaataaaatgtcGTATCTGCCACATATGACCTTTTGGGATTGCATacttattatgtgattttggATACAACAATTATTTAGTTAATAGTTCGTAACTAGCAGATGCGACTTTTCATTGTTGACGATTGTACAAATGCGTATTAACAATTTCGCAAGTATCATCAGATCGGTAAATAAATGGCAACCATTGTTGTTGGTAATTAAAAGCGTCCGTTTATAAGGTCTTTGAGAAATGTTCAAAGCAAAATATATAGTTTTTCAATTTTCTCAAaatttctgtcttttttttttactgacgACCGTTCATTTCTGGGGCGTCGGTATAATTGATATTTTGCCTGATAAGTGTTTCACTTTTTTTCAGCTACTACATGCCTAGATGACGTTAAAGTCGACTGCGCTTTCATGAACACTGTGGCAAATATATGTGAAGACATCCACCATGCAAAAACAATTTGTCCTCGATTTTGCGATCTCTGCACTCTGGGTAAAAATTCACCTAGTGTTTTAGACAGTTGATTGTGTACATTCAAGTTATTATATAGAGCACTTATGAGaagaataaaactaaaatgtttttcaCCAGATAAAACAGAAGTATAGTTATCTGGCAAAGCAAACATGTAGTAACCATTTTTGTATCAACACATACGTTTAAAAGTGTTATTAAATTTCTCTCAACATTTAATATATACTTTACATATTTCACATTTCCTACTATCAATTTATCTATCTATTACGTCCAATCAAATGTATATATACACCATTTTCATTCTAGTTGACGGAATGTGGTCTGAATGGACAGCATGGTCGACGTGTGACGTAACGTGTGAAAATGGAACACAGACACGGACTCGAACATGTACAAACCCTCCTCCAGCTAACGGTGGGTTAAATTGTTCTGACAGCGCAACAGATATGAAAGAATGTCACAAACAACTTTGTCCCGGTATGTATGTCTCACACTGTGACTGAAAACAATGCTCTTGTAATAATATCAATGTCACCAAGTATTATTTCATGTGTACGATGTAGGCTAACACAGTCACCATTATTTCACACACTGTTGATCgaatattcataaatttattgtAAACGTTCCATACTATTTTAGAATTTGGGTCTTTCCGGTTACGGTGACAAACTTATGAAGAAAGGGTACTGTTGGCTATATCTGTATGTACGGAAGTATAATTATATTGAGATATTcctataaaatataaatgataaatttaagaaataatatatctcatcggtgatttgtcgctgaataaatcactgtttggagttcagatgcgaaggaattatatcacgagggcgtagcccgagtgatataatgctacgcatctgaacgacaaacagtgatttattcaagagcaaatcactaaatgagatatattatttcgattctaacacgttattaaggactttaaagtacaccttgtcggcatgcattagatatttgcctgttttcaatcgggttcttttccagcgcgccgttacgccgcttgacgctatgatgtaatagttgtgacgtcagaacagtgaattgttgtttaataaatcactgtctccagccttctttgtttaataggaaaatgaatcggatcgtgtcaGAATTGTCCTTTTGTGTGTTTCAAGTGCACGGCGGATGGACAAAGTGGTCTGACTGGGAGTCATGCTCTGTCAGCTGTGATACTGGAATACAGAAACGTCATCGTAACTGTACAAATCCTTATCCTTCACGGTTTGGGGATCATTGTTTCGGGGATGCGGTAGATGACCGGCTATGTATGCCGGGACCATGTGCAAGTAAACACTCTTCttattaacagtttaaaatgTTATTACTGTGTTGTGTATTCCATAACCTGTGACAATGCAGAAAATCATTGCATTGTCATGACAAAAGAAATGGGAACGGAATTCGCATTGGCGCGGTAACATCGCATCTTACTCAcgctttcaacagtatttattaCTACCGTTAAAATAGTCGTACATGTGTAGGCGCAAGTTTTCATCAACGTCGTTCTGCTTTACCCTCTAACAATGGTTAACCTAATCAGTACAAAACTCCATATTTAGAGTACTATTTATATTATTCCGCTAAATAACGAGTGCATATTGTTCGGTGCAAAGCTAACATTGTTTACGTATCTACACATACTGAGATATAAATATTATGAGTTTGTTCATTAGCTTAAACaaaattgacaatactgaagaCGTAAATAAACAAACTGACAAAAATTAAAGCAATGATACACTGAGGAAAATGACGTCACGCAGCcgtcaatatggaaaaacatGACATTTCCGATTCCCTTGTAACTATTTGTAATAATCATCCGTGAACTTTGCAAATAACCTTATATTTTGTATTGTAGTTTCTTATAGTATTGTACTAATGTGATTAAGAAAGTTTGTAAGAAAGTCTTTATCATATTTGATCTAGACGGTGGATGGTCTCAGTGGGGTCAGTGGAGCAGCTGCAGTGTGTCATGTGGCGGTGGAATACGATCCCAGACTAGGACGTGTACAAATCCCAGACCTTCCTTAACTGGCAAATATTGTGATGGCAAAAACATGCAAATTGCGTCTTGCAACAACAATTTTTGCGGTAAGTCATTCAACCTTGTATTCCAGtactttaaaaatgataattaccAATCCAGTACGCATTACCGTTAAATAAAACTATAACTTTAAAGTAAAGGCGAAAAGTAACAATTACTATTATTACTCGAAATAACAATTGAAATAAGATCTGTCATATTGATAACACAAAtcatgaaatatcaattaaaatatttttaaaatgatcatTCCTGAAATAAAAATTCCTAAAATACTAGCtattactttacatttttacaaatagTCTTAGATGTATTTAATCATGGCAGATAAACTATGTGTCATTACATAATCCAGACATTGAAGTAGATATGACAATGTTTTTCTTacaaattaaaattatgttttatttcagttcCGAACGTTGTCTTTAATGCATACTCTGTGACAGACCTAAGTCCCGCTGCTGGTCAGACCATGATATTCAGCAGTATTGTCGTTAACGAAGAGGGTGCCTACAGTGCTTCTACAGGAGAATTCACAGCACC
It includes:
- the LOC128548290 gene encoding semaphorin-5A-like, with protein sequence MIQYRLFNFPLLICCFILSNSKYAASLECYSCFNIEDVNNCSHTVQCSAGHTCYQDTRTNGQSRIYTLGCIDKHQCSTHASVASELVGRDLQKRETDNCHECCSTDNCNNQLCNHRKPTTCLDDVKVDCAFMNTVANICEDIHHAKTICPRFCDLCTLVDGMWSEWTAWSTCDVTCENGTQTRTRTCTNPPPANGGLNCSDSATDMKECHKQLCPVHGGWTKWSDWESCSVSCDTGIQKRHRNCTNPYPSRFGDHCFGDAVDDRLCMPGPCANGGWSQWGQWSSCSVSCGGGIRSQTRTCTNPRPSLTGKYCDGKNMQIASCNNNFCVPNVVFNAYSVTDLSPAAGQTMIFSSIVVNEEGAYSASTGEFTAPVDGTYSFSAQLCFAHQQHLYFDIKVGGRTYASAQGYDYNNYNCYQTQTAARVKKNEKVIVQWTTSTYTSSYIQQTSTFRNFFTGMLVHL